GTTGTTATGTCTAACGGGAATTAAGCGCGGGTTCGCGCCCGAAAGCCACCTTGGGAGGTGCGCATGTTTCCGATCCTGATCGATCTTGCCTCCCTGAAAGTGGTCCTTGTCGCCGAAGGCGAAGTGGCTGAAAAGCGTCTCGCCGCGCTCGATGCAGCGGGGGCGGCCCATCTCGAGGTCTATTCGCAGGCGCCCACGGCGACGCTGGCGAAGCAGGCGGGAAAGCGGCTCAAGGGCGCGCGCCCCGCTTCGGAAGCCCTTCAGGAGGCTCATATCGTCTTCCTGGCGGGTCTTGACGACAGGGAGAGTGCCGCGCTGGCGGGCAAGGCGAGGGCCGCAGGGCGCCTCGTGAATACGGAAGATGTGAAGCCGCTCTGCGACTTTCATGTTCCCTCGATCCTCAGGCGCGGCGATCTCACGATCTCCGTGTCGACCGGCGGCAAGTCCCCCGGTCTCGCACGGCGGCTGAGGCGGCACCTGGAGGGTCTCTTCGGACCTGAATGGGCCGGGCGGCTCGATGAACTCGGCCGGCAGCGCAAGGCATGGCGCGCCGAAGGCATCGAAATCGCGGAAATCGGCCGCAGGGTCGATGCCTATATCGAAGAGAAAGGCTGGCTGTCATGACAGCGATTGATTTGAGGCGGCGCCCCGGCACCGCGGCGATGGATGAAGGGCGCGCGGCCATCATGGACGCGGCGACCGTGACCTCGCCCGCGCTTGCGCGGCTTCGCGAAAGCCATAAAGGCCTTGGCGGCGTTGAACTTCTCGA
Above is a window of Parvibaculum lavamentivorans DS-1 DNA encoding:
- a CDS encoding precorrin-2 dehydrogenase/sirohydrochlorin ferrochelatase family protein, with the protein product MFPILIDLASLKVVLVAEGEVAEKRLAALDAAGAAHLEVYSQAPTATLAKQAGKRLKGARPASEALQEAHIVFLAGLDDRESAALAGKARAAGRLVNTEDVKPLCDFHVPSILRRGDLTISVSTGGKSPGLARRLRRHLEGLFGPEWAGRLDELGRQRKAWRAEGIEIAEIGRRVDAYIEEKGWLS